The following are from one region of the Trichocoleus sp. genome:
- a CDS encoding Na+/proline symporter — MTIQSIGLLTTLVTAGLFALLGLIQASKQSINLEEYLINRNRLGSWMAFATILASAMGVWILFSTPEVGATSGIAGIIGYGIGQAAPAAIISYIGPRIRQLMPHGHSLNEYVLFRFGNAMYVLTLVIILFYMFIYLAAELTGIAKAVQIMADVPLGWTALVVITATFIYTTYGGLGAAVFTDAIQLVVIVPLLVICLGVAVIALNGFDAALQPIQLNTPELLSLGNVPGIKFGGTLIIAIIAAEMFNQTNWQRIYACRNNKTVTRAFLGAAIGTLPMLFIAGFLGLLASQFGFTDDRAFFSLIERLSPPVWFLLVVLVLALALVMSTMSSLLNGIASLFTIDLIRLMPHLQTSGLLRASRLITVAIGVPAILIAAQGFNVLYLFLLADLVCAGAVVPVLYGLYSRRLTGMTAFWSATIGIAAGVLFFPTPDFTAWTNLPFAGDLLVSFIVPVIVSTIVIIGWNAFAASTGRTQLFDFNRLQTEIQPYRDQSDESIVEALD; from the coding sequence ATGACGATTCAGTCGATCGGACTGCTGACCACACTGGTCACGGCAGGGCTGTTTGCGCTGCTCGGCTTGATTCAAGCCAGCAAACAAAGCATTAACTTGGAAGAATATTTAATTAATCGTAACCGTCTGGGTAGCTGGATGGCATTTGCCACGATCTTGGCTTCCGCAATGGGAGTTTGGATTCTGTTTAGCACTCCTGAAGTTGGAGCAACCAGCGGTATCGCCGGGATCATTGGCTATGGCATTGGACAAGCTGCCCCTGCTGCCATCATTTCCTATATCGGTCCTCGCATTCGGCAACTGATGCCCCACGGACATTCACTGAATGAATATGTCCTGTTTCGGTTTGGAAATGCGATGTATGTGCTAACGCTGGTCATTATCCTGTTTTACATGTTCATCTACCTGGCTGCAGAACTGACCGGAATTGCGAAAGCCGTCCAAATCATGGCGGATGTTCCACTCGGTTGGACAGCCCTGGTGGTGATTACAGCAACCTTTATCTACACAACCTATGGCGGTTTGGGAGCAGCCGTGTTTACAGATGCTATCCAGCTTGTGGTGATTGTGCCGCTGCTGGTCATTTGTTTGGGCGTGGCTGTCATTGCCCTGAACGGATTTGATGCGGCGCTGCAACCCATTCAACTCAACACCCCTGAGCTGCTATCGCTCGGCAATGTTCCGGGCATTAAATTTGGCGGAACGCTAATCATTGCAATCATTGCGGCAGAAATGTTCAACCAGACCAACTGGCAGCGAATTTATGCCTGTCGTAATAACAAAACCGTGACTCGCGCTTTCCTGGGTGCGGCGATCGGCACATTACCCATGCTGTTTATTGCCGGGTTTCTGGGTCTGTTGGCAAGTCAGTTTGGCTTTACAGACGATCGCGCTTTCTTCTCGCTGATTGAACGGCTTTCGCCACCGGTCTGGTTTTTGCTTGTGGTGCTTGTGCTGGCATTGGCACTGGTGATGAGTACGATGTCTTCGCTGCTCAATGGAATTGCCAGTTTATTTACCATTGATCTCATTCGTCTCATGCCTCATCTGCAAACTAGCGGCTTGCTGCGCGCCTCGCGCCTGATTACGGTGGCGATCGGAGTTCCGGCAATCTTAATTGCAGCCCAGGGTTTTAATGTCCTTTATTTATTCTTGCTGGCAGATTTGGTTTGTGCTGGAGCTGTGGTGCCTGTACTGTATGGACTGTACTCGCGCCGTCTGACTGGGATGACTGCCTTCTGGAGTGCGACGATCGGCATCGCGGCAGGAGTTCTCTTCTTTCCCACGCCCGACTTTACTGCCTGGACAAACCTGCCATTTGCAGGTGATTTACTGGTTAGCTTTATTGTGCCAGTCATTGTTTCAACGATCGTGATTATTGGCTGGAATGCCTTTGCCGCAAGTACTGGACGCACCCAACTCTTCGACTTTAACCGCCTCCAAACAGAGATCCAACCCTATCGGGATCAATCGGATGAATCGATCGTGGAAGCTTTGGATTAA
- a CDS encoding isochorismatase family cysteine hydrolase, producing MSNLLLVVDVQCGFINDFTHHIPQRVLQLIQQGNHAPIVFTRFLNQPDGPYSQLLGWHDCDRAPATDLAPELKEIADPDLVFAKPGLCGLSDSLIQFLEDHQFKQVTVVGIDTDMCVLKIAMDLFDRGIEPIVLTDCCASTAGLQAHLAGLAVLSRNIGAQRLQEVGLGGGMLAAPQR from the coding sequence ATGTCCAATCTTTTGTTAGTCGTTGATGTCCAGTGCGGTTTCATCAACGATTTCACGCATCATATTCCTCAGCGCGTTTTACAGCTTATTCAGCAAGGCAATCACGCGCCGATCGTTTTTACACGTTTTCTCAACCAACCCGATGGACCCTACAGCCAACTGTTGGGCTGGCATGATTGCGATCGTGCCCCGGCAACTGATCTGGCTCCCGAACTCAAAGAGATTGCAGATCCCGACCTGGTTTTTGCCAAGCCTGGTCTTTGTGGGCTGTCAGATAGCCTGATCCAGTTTTTAGAAGACCATCAGTTCAAGCAGGTGACGGTGGTTGGCATTGATACGGATATGTGCGTCCTTAAAATTGCCATGGATCTCTTCGATCGCGGCATCGAACCGATCGTCCTGACAGACTGTTGCGCGAGTACAGCAGGGCTACAGGCACATTTGGCAGGTCTAGCGGTGCTGAGTCGGAATATCGGGGCACAGCGATTACAGGAGGTTGGGTTAGGTGGGGGAATGTTAGCGGCTCCGCAACGCTGA
- a CDS encoding acyltransferase, which translates to MSIAEASFQEKVLTPQSRAIEQTLINLLGWIPRPLGPLLRGQIYRPIFAHLGKSVYIQSGVEVLGANLIAIGDETKILRDVVLNIHNMNSQLHIGREVCLDRGVDIRTAGNDCRIEIGNGSYLGPYVCMAGPGHIRIGANCLIAAHSGIYANNHRSYGLSREGIVIEDNCWLGNGVKVLDGVTIGCGSVVGAGAVVTKDIPPNSVAVGVPAKVIKSAEECLAQGL; encoded by the coding sequence ATGAGCATTGCAGAAGCTTCTTTTCAGGAGAAAGTGCTGACTCCACAGTCGCGTGCAATTGAGCAAACCCTAATAAACTTACTAGGATGGATACCTCGCCCTTTGGGTCCTTTGCTACGAGGTCAAATTTATCGTCCTATTTTTGCTCATCTTGGCAAATCAGTGTACATCCAATCAGGCGTAGAGGTATTGGGTGCTAATTTAATTGCGATCGGAGATGAGACAAAAATTCTTCGGGATGTTGTACTCAATATCCATAACATGAACAGTCAGCTTCACATCGGACGTGAAGTTTGCCTCGATCGTGGGGTAGACATTAGAACTGCAGGTAACGACTGTCGAATTGAGATTGGCAATGGATCATATTTAGGACCTTATGTTTGTATGGCAGGGCCTGGACATATTCGCATCGGGGCAAACTGCTTGATCGCTGCTCATAGCGGAATTTATGCCAACAATCACAGATCCTATGGCTTAAGCCGGGAAGGAATTGTGATTGAAGATAATTGCTGGTTGGGCAATGGGGTTAAGGTTTTAGATGGAGTGACGATCGGATGTGGCAGCGTTGTTGGAGCAGGAGCCGTAGTTACCAAAGATATTCCACCCAATTCTGTTGCGGTAGGAGTACCAGCAAAGGTGATCAAATCAGCCGAGGAATGTCTAGCTCAAGGCTTGTAG
- a CDS encoding phytanoyl-CoA dioxygenase family protein produces the protein MTNRYSQQQIQELTQTVLQDGFCILRNHFSLEILTVWQQAFKPLLEDHIAREGSLQNRGSARYYVTLPFIAPFADAQIYEDDDILAIAAGLVGQDAVMCQLATDTPLLGSDYQTIHRDAPPLFPEIPQETPPFQLAVNFPLIDVTIENGPFEVARGTHMMTKEEGLQKLESGAIQLEPITLKMGDVMIRDVRGLHRGTPNRTSVPRPMAVIGYSRRWLYRPEVSIQVPRATWNTLSDRARHLLRFNPVVDSLTEKPVAEVYQAYAY, from the coding sequence ATGACAAACCGCTACAGTCAGCAACAGATTCAAGAATTGACTCAAACCGTATTACAGGATGGATTTTGCATTCTGCGAAACCATTTTTCTCTAGAGATTTTGACCGTGTGGCAGCAAGCCTTCAAGCCGCTACTCGAAGATCACATTGCTCGGGAAGGCAGCCTGCAAAACCGCGGGTCAGCTCGCTATTATGTCACCCTCCCCTTTATTGCTCCCTTTGCCGATGCCCAAATTTATGAAGATGACGATATTTTGGCGATCGCAGCAGGGTTAGTGGGTCAGGATGCGGTGATGTGTCAACTCGCAACAGACACGCCTCTCTTAGGCTCCGACTATCAAACCATTCATCGAGATGCACCGCCCCTCTTTCCTGAGATCCCACAGGAAACACCGCCCTTTCAACTGGCAGTCAATTTTCCACTGATTGATGTCACGATAGAAAATGGGCCGTTTGAAGTGGCACGCGGCACCCATATGATGACGAAAGAAGAAGGCTTACAGAAGTTAGAATCAGGAGCCATCCAGCTAGAACCCATAACTTTAAAGATGGGTGATGTGATGATTCGCGATGTCCGAGGGCTGCATCGGGGTACACCCAACCGCACGTCTGTTCCGCGTCCAATGGCAGTGATTGGCTATAGCCGCCGCTGGCTCTACCGACCGGAGGTCTCGATTCAGGTTCCTCGTGCTACATGGAATACCCTTTCCGATCGCGCTCGTCATCTGCTGCGATTCAATCCGGTTGTTGATTCTCTAACAGAAAAACCCGTAGCTGAGGTGTACCAAGCATACGCTTACTAG
- a CDS encoding alpha-amylase: MTNAFEQLRQRFNTLPPNSETLQKASKTLAAWLAANADKVAERKPSAEFNGTIMQYFHWYSPSDGSLWKTVQQEAPALAQAGFSALWLPPAYKGDRGINDVGYAAYDLFDLGEFEQKGAVRTKYGTKDEYVAAVKAAQQAGMQVYADVVFNHKIGADAEEEFEAIPFDPNDRNRQLEGAQQIKSWTSFSFPGRGDTHSSMKWHWWHFDSVDFNSNRQDYRAVYRMKDKNFETKVDLRQGNYDYLMGCDLDMNHEQVRGELKYWGEWIIKTAGVNGFRLDAIKHIQGDFFNDWLDHLENYAQKDLFCVGEYWTEDFNTLSWYIGNAGGRLNLFDVPLHYNLYRASVSRGYYDMRTILDNTLMKNLPLFAVTFVDNHDTQPGQALESPVAPWFKPIAYAITLLRAEGYPCVFHPDYYGAPEHGLNSHQWMIDRLLFARTHFAYGAQYDYFDHYDVIGWTRLGTAEHPVAMAVILSDGLGGSKWMEVGKPNAAFYDITEHVKEPVYTNADGWGEFRCQGGSVSVWVLIESEDAGTNLLSALRSR; the protein is encoded by the coding sequence ATGACTAACGCATTTGAACAGCTTCGTCAAAGATTCAACACCCTTCCCCCAAACTCTGAAACGCTGCAAAAGGCAAGTAAAACGCTAGCAGCCTGGCTGGCAGCAAACGCCGACAAAGTTGCAGAACGTAAGCCCAGTGCTGAATTCAACGGCACAATAATGCAGTATTTTCATTGGTATAGCCCCAGCGATGGCAGCCTGTGGAAGACGGTTCAACAAGAGGCACCTGCATTGGCGCAAGCCGGATTTAGTGCTTTGTGGCTGCCGCCTGCCTACAAAGGCGATCGAGGGATCAATGATGTGGGGTACGCCGCATACGATTTGTTTGATCTGGGTGAGTTTGAGCAAAAGGGAGCAGTGCGTACCAAATATGGCACCAAAGATGAGTATGTTGCTGCGGTCAAAGCTGCCCAACAAGCCGGAATGCAGGTCTATGCAGATGTTGTGTTCAACCACAAGATCGGTGCCGATGCAGAGGAAGAGTTTGAGGCAATTCCGTTTGATCCAAACGATCGCAACCGTCAGCTAGAGGGTGCCCAGCAGATCAAATCATGGACATCTTTTTCCTTTCCGGGTCGGGGGGATACTCATTCCAGCATGAAGTGGCACTGGTGGCATTTTGACTCGGTAGATTTCAACAGCAACCGTCAGGATTACCGGGCTGTCTACCGGATGAAGGATAAAAACTTTGAGACCAAAGTGGACTTACGCCAGGGCAATTACGATTACCTGATGGGCTGCGACCTGGATATGAATCATGAACAGGTGCGCGGCGAACTGAAGTATTGGGGTGAGTGGATCATTAAAACCGCAGGCGTTAATGGATTTCGGCTGGATGCAATCAAACATATTCAGGGCGACTTCTTTAACGACTGGCTCGACCATCTGGAAAACTATGCCCAAAAAGATCTGTTTTGCGTCGGTGAATATTGGACAGAAGACTTTAATACCCTGAGCTGGTATATCGGTAATGCAGGAGGACGGCTCAACCTATTCGACGTGCCGCTTCACTACAATCTGTATCGCGCCAGTGTGTCTCGCGGATACTACGATATGCGAACCATCTTGGATAACACCTTGATGAAAAACCTGCCGTTGTTTGCCGTCACATTTGTAGACAACCACGATACTCAGCCAGGGCAGGCGTTAGAGTCTCCCGTTGCCCCCTGGTTTAAACCGATCGCCTATGCAATTACGCTGCTGCGGGCAGAAGGCTATCCCTGCGTCTTCCATCCAGACTACTATGGCGCACCTGAACATGGATTAAACAGCCACCAATGGATGATCGATCGCCTCCTCTTTGCCCGAACTCACTTCGCTTATGGCGCTCAATACGACTACTTTGATCACTATGATGTTATCGGCTGGACAAGGCTTGGCACAGCAGAACATCCGGTCGCAATGGCAGTGATCCTGAGTGATGGGCTAGGCGGCAGCAAATGGATGGAAGTTGGGAAACCGAACGCGGCTTTCTACGACATCACTGAACATGTCAAAGAACCCGTCTACACCAACGCGGATGGCTGGGGCGAGTTTCGCTGTCAGGGAGGCTCAGTTTCAGTTTGGGTCTTGATTGAATCGGAAGATGCTGGAACTAATCTGCTATCAGCGTTGCGGAGCCGCTAA
- a CDS encoding sigma-70 family RNA polymerase sigma factor has translation MTADPIQAYLRSIGRTPLLTAAEELELARDVQAMLPLLETTCPSPQQLAIIHQGKRAKNRMIQANLRLVVTIAKKYQNRGLELLDLIQEGSIGLERAVEKFDPAKGYKFSTYAYWWIRQGITRAIQTDTRTIRLPIHIQEKLSKIKTTTRSLVGQLGRKPSPEELAEALEISPAELRSLLAQQRQCASLDAFIGEEQETRLGDLIADEQQQFQMETMTLQDQCQQYLSCLNEKEREVIVLRFGLNDGEARSLAEVGAVFGFSRERARQIESKAMKKLKQTASTSV, from the coding sequence ATGACCGCTGACCCTATCCAAGCCTATCTTCGTTCGATCGGCAGAACGCCCTTGCTCACGGCTGCCGAAGAATTGGAGCTTGCCAGAGACGTGCAAGCAATGTTGCCCCTATTGGAAACAACTTGTCCCAGTCCACAACAGCTTGCCATCATTCACCAGGGTAAGCGAGCCAAAAATCGCATGATTCAGGCAAACTTGCGTCTGGTGGTGACGATCGCTAAGAAGTATCAAAATCGTGGCTTAGAACTGCTTGACTTGATTCAAGAAGGCAGTATTGGGCTAGAACGGGCTGTCGAAAAATTTGATCCCGCCAAGGGATACAAGTTTTCAACTTATGCCTACTGGTGGATTCGTCAGGGGATCACCAGAGCGATTCAAACGGACACGCGCACAATTCGGCTGCCAATCCATATTCAGGAAAAGCTGAGCAAAATCAAAACAACAACCCGATCCCTGGTCGGGCAATTGGGACGAAAGCCCAGCCCTGAGGAGCTTGCTGAAGCTCTGGAAATCTCGCCAGCAGAACTACGAAGCCTGCTTGCCCAGCAGCGACAATGTGCCTCTCTCGATGCCTTCATCGGTGAAGAGCAGGAGACCAGATTGGGTGACTTGATTGCTGACGAGCAGCAGCAATTTCAGATGGAAACCATGACCCTGCAAGATCAATGCCAGCAATATTTGTCTTGCCTCAATGAGAAAGAACGTGAGGTGATTGTCTTACGGTTTGGCTTAAACGATGGTGAGGCAAGAAGTCTGGCAGAAGTAGGTGCAGTGTTTGGGTTTTCTAGAGAGCGAGCCAGACAGATTGAGTCAAAGGCAATGAAAAAGCTGAAGCAAACCGCAAGCACATCTGTTTAA
- a CDS encoding acyl-CoA desaturase, giving the protein MPETQTRVAFTQNIGFRKELNQRVNAYFRSANLTTRDNPAMYLKTAVIFSWVISAWAFTLFGPPILWMKVIGCILLGGGIAAVGFSVGHDANHGGYSSRKWVNSLMGLTYDVIGVSSYLWRYRHNYLHHTYTNILGHDVEIHGDGLVRMTPYMEQQPYHKLQHLFINFVYAIIPFYWSIADVQMMLFKRHYHEHTLPQLKTSEVLTMLIGKVVWLGLFLGIPVLVGYSPLQALVGFTITYMVYGVLICNVFMLAHVLDTAEYIQPELDSNAIDDEWAVFQVRTTVDFAPKNAFLNWYLGGLNYQVVHHLFPQVCHIHYPQIAPILAEVCEEFGVKYQVYPTFRSALAANYRWLKYLGTAPTQLNQPILDLSNG; this is encoded by the coding sequence ATGCCAGAAACACAAACAAGAGTCGCTTTCACCCAAAATATTGGATTTAGAAAAGAACTCAATCAACGGGTTAATGCTTACTTTCGCTCCGCCAACCTCACCACCCGCGATAATCCCGCAATGTACCTAAAAACTGCGGTTATCTTTAGCTGGGTTATCTCTGCCTGGGCATTCACGCTGTTCGGTCCGCCAATCCTCTGGATGAAAGTAATTGGTTGTATTTTATTGGGAGGTGGCATTGCTGCCGTTGGCTTTAGTGTTGGGCATGACGCGAACCACGGAGGTTATTCAAGCCGAAAGTGGGTTAATAGCCTCATGGGTTTAACCTATGACGTAATTGGCGTATCCAGCTACCTCTGGCGCTATCGCCACAATTATTTACATCACACCTACACCAATATTCTGGGTCATGATGTTGAGATTCATGGTGACGGATTGGTGCGGATGACGCCCTACATGGAACAGCAGCCCTACCATAAACTGCAACATCTTTTTATCAACTTCGTCTACGCGATTATTCCTTTCTACTGGTCGATCGCTGATGTTCAGATGATGCTGTTTAAGCGGCATTACCATGAGCATACCCTGCCTCAACTCAAGACCTCCGAAGTCCTGACGATGCTGATTGGTAAAGTAGTCTGGCTCGGACTGTTCCTCGGAATTCCTGTTTTGGTTGGCTACAGCCCCCTGCAAGCACTGGTTGGATTCACAATTACCTATATGGTTTATGGGGTGCTGATCTGCAATGTTTTTATGCTGGCGCATGTTCTGGATACAGCAGAATACATCCAGCCTGAACTAGATTCAAATGCAATTGATGATGAATGGGCAGTTTTTCAAGTGAGAACGACCGTTGACTTTGCACCCAAGAATGCCTTCCTCAACTGGTATCTGGGCGGATTAAATTATCAGGTTGTGCATCACCTCTTCCCGCAGGTTTGCCACATTCACTACCCGCAAATTGCCCCAATCTTGGCAGAGGTTTGTGAAGAATTTGGTGTCAAGTATCAGGTTTATCCAACCTTTCGATCGGCACTTGCAGCAAACTATCGCTGGCTGAAATATCTGGGAACTGCACCCACGCAATTGAACCAGCCCATCCTTGACTTAAGCAATGGTTAA
- a CDS encoding glycosyltransferase — MVYYIALSVPFNLEAVNQEAQQGKRPRHVMWDVSQQLGAIVHSPEQYQVSALDKLCARIFGQPEHWALGRALVAQLDDNDLVFCTGEDVGIPLAILCKMAGKRPKLAVPVMAPDRLRTRTVLKLFSLEQQIALFLTNTQAKADSMSCYLNLAPDQVHLFPEQTDVKFFTPGAALADKSRPIIASAGLEQRDYKTLGIATQDLDVDVRICAVSPNASAKTCVTFPEVTPQNMLIRQHDWLELRQLYRDADVVVISLLNNHYSAGLTVLMEAMACRKPVVMTRTPGLAEKLIDQGYVIGVQPGDASSMQQAILKLLHNPEQAEALAERGYDLILSAHTSELYVDSLVLKLESLTKLPVLTPSLNVLSEEIPLHLVG, encoded by the coding sequence TTGGTATATTACATTGCTTTAAGTGTGCCTTTTAATCTAGAAGCGGTTAATCAAGAAGCTCAGCAAGGAAAACGTCCCCGACATGTGATGTGGGATGTAAGCCAGCAGTTAGGCGCGATCGTTCATAGTCCAGAGCAGTATCAAGTTTCAGCTTTAGACAAATTGTGCGCTCGAATTTTTGGTCAACCCGAACATTGGGCATTAGGTCGTGCTCTGGTTGCACAGCTTGATGATAATGACCTGGTGTTTTGCACAGGAGAAGATGTTGGAATTCCTCTAGCAATTCTTTGCAAAATGGCAGGAAAGCGACCAAAGCTAGCTGTCCCAGTCATGGCACCCGATCGCCTCCGAACTCGGACAGTGCTGAAACTGTTTTCACTCGAACAACAGATTGCTCTCTTTCTAACGAATACTCAGGCGAAGGCGGATTCCATGAGTTGCTATCTAAACTTAGCGCCTGATCAAGTCCATCTCTTCCCTGAACAAACTGATGTCAAGTTCTTTACGCCAGGTGCAGCCTTAGCAGACAAATCTCGTCCGATCATCGCGAGTGCTGGTTTAGAACAGCGAGACTATAAAACGCTCGGTATTGCGACTCAAGATCTGGATGTCGATGTTAGGATTTGTGCCGTTTCTCCGAACGCATCTGCAAAAACCTGTGTGACATTTCCAGAGGTAACTCCACAAAATATGCTGATTCGTCAGCATGACTGGCTCGAACTGCGACAGTTATACCGTGATGCAGATGTAGTAGTAATTAGCTTACTGAACAATCACTATTCTGCTGGTCTGACAGTGTTGATGGAAGCGATGGCTTGTCGAAAGCCGGTTGTCATGACTCGTACTCCCGGTTTAGCTGAAAAATTGATTGATCAGGGATATGTAATTGGGGTTCAACCAGGAGACGCATCGAGTATGCAACAAGCAATTCTGAAATTGCTCCATAATCCTGAACAGGCTGAAGCCTTGGCTGAGCGTGGTTATGATCTCATCCTCAGTGCTCATACTAGTGAGCTTTACGTCGATAGTCTTGTGTTAAAGCTCGAAAGCCTCACCAAGCTTCCTGTGCTAACACCATCTTTGAATGTTTTAAGTGAAGAAATACCTCTTCATCTAGTCGGGTAG
- a CDS encoding peroxiredoxin-like family protein has product MTADEQVSAMKLYDRFSQTKRQRISDGAIVPLLEGCSAAPRQLVLLWSQLGDFDSLEYAWWLQREAQQLEQAGIVVRAIGIGDRASGEQFCAYTGFSPACLFVDPTAVLHQQLGLYGGLSLKLPLLSTTQTAWLNLLLMCAGIGSPGTLAEVLRGYRGDRQAPQLIGDEEMVQAPPLPLLKGSSFRWAGGKGFQRPLELATLRLRNMGEVLSHWKTYVPNSAYLTQRGATFLFNAQGELLYEHRDRAILGFAANMSQPLSFLSSLPELKTSL; this is encoded by the coding sequence ATGACAGCAGATGAGCAGGTCAGTGCAATGAAGCTATACGATCGCTTCAGCCAGACCAAACGCCAACGGATTAGTGATGGAGCCATTGTCCCCCTTCTGGAAGGGTGCAGCGCTGCACCCCGGCAACTGGTGCTGCTCTGGTCACAACTCGGAGATTTTGACAGTCTTGAATATGCCTGGTGGTTGCAGCGAGAGGCTCAACAGCTTGAGCAGGCAGGTATTGTTGTCCGGGCAATTGGAATTGGCGATCGCGCGTCGGGGGAGCAGTTTTGTGCTTATACTGGCTTTTCGCCCGCTTGTTTGTTTGTAGATCCGACAGCTGTGCTGCACCAGCAGCTTGGTTTGTATGGTGGGCTGTCGCTTAAGTTACCACTACTCTCTACGACACAGACTGCCTGGCTCAACCTGCTGCTGATGTGTGCTGGAATTGGTAGTCCCGGTACGTTGGCTGAAGTCCTGCGGGGATATCGGGGCGATCGGCAGGCTCCTCAGCTAATTGGGGATGAGGAAATGGTTCAAGCCCCGCCGCTACCGTTGCTTAAAGGCTCTTCCTTCCGGTGGGCAGGAGGCAAAGGCTTTCAGCGTCCGTTGGAACTGGCGACCTTACGACTGCGAAATATGGGAGAAGTGCTGAGTCACTGGAAGACCTACGTGCCAAACTCTGCCTATCTGACTCAACGAGGTGCAACTTTCCTGTTTAATGCTCAGGGCGAATTACTGTATGAACACCGCGATCGAGCGATTTTGGGCTTTGCTGCCAA
- a CDS encoding PPC domain-containing protein — translation MPKDAGNKLGQARLLKLVNGVPRTIKETIGGTDKSDFFRVDLTSRSSFNLNLKGLSKNADLTLFNSLGSVLQRSLRSGKKPETIDATVDAGTYFVRVNARGAATSYQLAMGATAVTGTGGTGGTGGTGGTGGTGGTGGTGGTGGVVNTAPTIATNSPLTIGRGATGTIAGSILNTTDAQ, via the coding sequence ATGCCTAAAGATGCAGGAAATAAGCTTGGTCAAGCTCGATTGCTTAAACTGGTAAATGGTGTTCCTCGAACCATTAAAGAGACAATCGGCGGTACAGATAAATCTGATTTCTTTCGTGTTGATTTAACAAGTCGAAGCAGTTTCAATTTGAACCTGAAAGGACTGTCAAAAAACGCAGACTTGACTTTGTTTAATAGCCTTGGTTCAGTGCTACAGCGATCGCTCCGTTCTGGGAAGAAGCCTGAAACGATCGATGCTACGGTCGATGCCGGAACCTATTTTGTCCGGGTGAATGCCCGGGGTGCAGCCACATCCTACCAGTTGGCAATGGGTGCAACTGCCGTAACAGGAACAGGTGGTACAGGCGGTACGGGTGGTACAGGTGGTACGGGTGGTACAGGTGGTACAGGTGGTACAGGTGGTACGGGCGGTGTTGTGAATACAGCTCCCACAATTGCCACAAACAGCCCACTCACAATTGGTCGGGGTGCAACAGGGACGATCGCTGGCAGCATTCTTAACACCACAGATGCCCAATAG